The Geobacter sp. AOG2 genome includes a window with the following:
- a CDS encoding flavodoxin family protein, which yields MKIVSLLGSPRTTGNSTAIANHVLKIAGELGAKTRAFELNRLTYRGCQACYACKTKLDKCVLKDDLSEVLAAVSESDAVVLASPVYYGDITSQLKGFIDRTYSYLVPDYISNPQPSRLASKKLIFVLTQGQPEEAAFSDIFTRYEGFLKWMGFSETTLIRACGIGPGRTNVVPGRILQQAEEAARALMASAR from the coding sequence ATGAAAATTGTCAGCCTGTTGGGAAGCCCTCGAACCACGGGGAACAGTACCGCCATAGCCAACCATGTATTGAAAATCGCCGGAGAATTGGGAGCAAAAACAAGGGCCTTCGAGCTAAACCGCCTTACCTACCGTGGCTGCCAGGCGTGCTATGCCTGCAAAACCAAACTCGATAAATGCGTACTCAAAGACGACTTGAGCGAGGTATTGGCGGCGGTGAGCGAGTCAGACGCAGTGGTGCTGGCCTCACCGGTCTATTATGGGGATATCACCAGCCAACTTAAGGGGTTCATCGACCGCACCTACTCCTATTTGGTGCCCGATTACATCTCCAACCCGCAGCCAAGCCGCCTGGCATCCAAAAAACTGATCTTTGTCCTAACCCAGGGGCAACCTGAGGAGGCTGCGTTTTCCGATATTTTCACGCGCTACGAAGGATTTTTGAAATGGATGGGGTTCAGCGAGACTACGCTGATCCGCGCCTGCGGTATCGGGCCCGGCAGAACCAACGTCGTTCCGGGTCGTATCCTGCAACAGGCCGAGGAAGCGGCACGCGCCTTGATGGCATCTGCCCGATAA
- a CDS encoding cupin domain-containing protein encodes MTTQSKNFAAAHIGPFENLLDHEFRSLQGKYFIGEELGLTGCEVSLNRLPAGKCMPFVHAHKKNEELYIVLRGDGTFLVDGEEIPIREGSLVRVAPSDERSWKAGDEDLYFICIQAEAGSLTQATLEDGFRITTTRPPWTTD; translated from the coding sequence ATGACGACTCAGTCAAAAAACTTCGCTGCAGCCCACATTGGTCCCTTCGAAAACCTTTTGGATCATGAATTCAGGAGCTTACAAGGCAAATACTTCATCGGCGAGGAACTTGGCCTTACCGGTTGCGAGGTATCCCTCAACCGGCTTCCGGCAGGAAAGTGCATGCCCTTTGTCCATGCCCATAAGAAAAACGAGGAGCTCTACATCGTGCTGCGCGGCGACGGTACGTTCCTTGTTGATGGAGAAGAAATCCCGATTCGAGAAGGCAGCTTGGTACGGGTCGCACCCAGTGACGAACGGTCCTGGAAGGCCGGGGATGAGGATCTGTACTTCATCTGCATCCAGGCCGAGGCAGGGAGTCTCACCCAGGCCACCCTTGAGGACGGGTTCAGGATTACGACTACCAGGCCCCCCTGGACGACTGACTAG
- a CDS encoding flavodoxin family protein, translating into MKLIAINGSPRKKWNTATLLGKALEGAAAQGAETEVVHLYDLNFKGCISCLACKTRGGKSYGTCSFTDGLTPTLKKIIEADALVIGSPIYFGSVTGETRSFLERLLFPYLTYTVPYASIAPKQIATGFIYTMNVTEEQSKTYGYDPLFNSHARYLQLIFGQQPESLCSFDTCQVDDYGKVLIESFDPAHKAQRRKEVFPDDCQRAYELGAKLVGKEQ; encoded by the coding sequence ATGAAGCTCATTGCGATAAACGGAAGTCCGAGAAAAAAATGGAACACGGCAACTCTACTGGGTAAGGCCCTGGAAGGCGCCGCCGCACAAGGAGCCGAGACGGAGGTTGTCCACCTCTATGACCTTAATTTTAAAGGGTGCATAAGTTGTCTTGCTTGTAAGACCAGAGGCGGCAAGAGTTATGGTACCTGCAGTTTCACTGACGGTTTGACGCCGACCCTTAAAAAGATCATTGAGGCCGACGCCCTAGTCATCGGGTCGCCGATCTATTTTGGTTCGGTAACCGGCGAGACGCGCTCCTTCCTCGAGCGCTTGCTGTTTCCCTACCTGACCTATACCGTGCCCTATGCATCCATAGCACCCAAGCAGATCGCCACCGGATTCATCTATACGATGAATGTCACGGAGGAGCAGAGCAAAACGTACGGCTACGATCCCCTTTTCAACTCCCACGCCCGCTATCTGCAGTTGATCTTCGGACAGCAGCCCGAGTCCTTATGCAGCTTTGACACCTGTCAGGTTGACGATTACGGGAAGGTGCTGATAGAAAGCTTTGATCCCGCCCACAAGGCGCAACGGCGCAAGGAGGTGTTCCCAGATGACTGTCAGAGAGCATATGAGCTGGGGGCCAAACTTGTCGGAAAGGAGCAGTAG
- the gabD gene encoding NADP-dependent succinate-semialdehyde dehydrogenase, whose product MLTLHDPTLFRQQCYINGQWLDAADGGTISVNNPATDEIIGTVPKMGTTETRSAIEAANAAFPAWRAKTAAERSRLLRRWYELLLENQEDLAILMTAEQGKPLAESRGEISYAASFVEWFAEEGKRVYGDTIPTFQNDKRIVVIKEPIGVCAAITPWNFPAAMITRKAGPALAVGCTMVLKPASQTPYSALALAVLAERAGIPAGVFNVLTGASNAIGGEMTANPIVRKLTFTGSTEIGKLLMQQCAGTVKKVAMELGGNAPFIVFDDADVDAAVEGAIASKYRNTGQTCVCTNRFLVQAGVYDAFAEKLSIAVARLKVGDGLKGDTQQGPLIDMKAVEKVEEHIADALAKGARIVTGGRRHELGGSFFQPTILADVTPSMAVAREETFGPLAPLFRFTTDEEAVRMANDTEFGLASYFYSRDIGRVWRVAEALEYGIVGINTGLISSAVAPFGGVKESGVGREGSRYGVDDFLEIKYLCMGGI is encoded by the coding sequence ATGCTCACATTGCACGACCCGACCCTTTTTCGCCAGCAATGTTATATCAACGGACAGTGGCTCGATGCAGCGGACGGTGGAACGATTTCGGTCAACAATCCCGCTACTGATGAGATCATCGGCACTGTTCCCAAGATGGGGACGACTGAGACCCGCTCCGCCATCGAAGCTGCCAACGCGGCCTTTCCGGCTTGGCGCGCCAAGACGGCTGCGGAGCGCTCCCGGCTTCTGCGCCGCTGGTACGAATTATTGCTTGAAAATCAGGAGGATCTGGCTATTTTGATGACCGCCGAACAAGGCAAGCCGCTGGCCGAATCCCGTGGTGAAATTTCTTACGCCGCCTCTTTCGTCGAATGGTTTGCCGAGGAGGGAAAGCGGGTCTACGGCGACACAATCCCCACCTTTCAGAACGACAAGCGAATTGTTGTCATCAAGGAGCCGATCGGTGTCTGCGCCGCCATCACCCCTTGGAATTTTCCTGCCGCCATGATTACCCGCAAGGCTGGGCCAGCGTTGGCAGTCGGTTGTACCATGGTTCTCAAACCGGCCAGCCAGACCCCATATTCGGCACTGGCGCTGGCGGTACTGGCCGAGCGGGCAGGCATACCGGCAGGCGTCTTCAACGTCCTTACCGGTGCTTCCAACGCTATCGGGGGCGAGATGACCGCCAACCCGATCGTCCGCAAGCTGACCTTTACCGGCTCCACCGAGATCGGCAAGCTGCTCATGCAGCAGTGCGCCGGAACGGTCAAGAAGGTGGCCATGGAACTGGGCGGCAATGCCCCCTTCATCGTGTTCGACGATGCCGACGTGGATGCCGCGGTGGAGGGGGCCATCGCCTCAAAGTATCGCAATACAGGCCAGACTTGCGTTTGCACTAACCGTTTCCTGGTACAGGCCGGCGTCTACGATGCTTTCGCGGAAAAATTGTCCATTGCCGTGGCAAGGTTGAAGGTTGGTGACGGGCTTAAGGGAGATACCCAGCAGGGGCCACTGATCGACATGAAGGCGGTGGAAAAAGTGGAGGAGCACATCGCCGACGCCCTCGCCAAGGGGGCACGCATCGTCACCGGAGGACGGCGGCACGAGTTGGGCGGCAGCTTCTTCCAGCCTACCATCTTGGCCGATGTCACCCCCTCCATGGCGGTGGCCCGGGAAGAAACCTTCGGCCCCCTGGCGCCGCTGTTCCGTTTCACCACCGACGAAGAGGCGGTCAGAATGGCCAACGACACAGAATTCGGGCTGGCCTCCTATTTCTACAGCCGGGACATCGGCCGGGTCTGGAGGGTTGCGGAGGCCTTGGAGTACGGGATTGTCGGCATTAATACCGGCTTGATCTCGTCCGCGGTAGCACCTTTTGGCGGGGTAAAGGAGTCGGGTGTCGGCCGGGAGGGTTCCCGGTACGGCGTCGATGATTTTCTGGAGATCAAGTATCTGTGCATGGGCGGCATCTGA
- a CDS encoding flavin reductase family protein yields MKQSVGAKTLATPTPVWLVGTYDEGGVPNIMTAAWGGICCSQPPCLAVSLRRATYSYAAIEARRAFTISIPARTQAAQTDYVGTVSGRNGNKFADCDWTAVGSDLVDAPYVDEVPLVVECRLLHIHDLGLHTQFVGEIVDVKADEAVIGAKGYPDITKVSPMIWDTAHRGYYSVGEFLGSAWEIGKTVATERIK; encoded by the coding sequence ATGAAACAATCCGTGGGAGCAAAGACGTTGGCGACCCCTACCCCGGTGTGGCTGGTTGGAACCTACGATGAAGGAGGTGTGCCAAACATCATGACCGCTGCCTGGGGCGGTATCTGCTGCTCCCAGCCTCCCTGCCTGGCGGTATCCCTACGCCGGGCAACCTACAGCTATGCCGCCATCGAGGCGCGCAGGGCGTTCACTATCAGCATTCCCGCACGGACACAGGCGGCTCAGACAGACTACGTGGGGACCGTCTCGGGCCGCAATGGAAATAAGTTCGCCGACTGCGATTGGACAGCGGTGGGGAGTGACCTGGTTGACGCCCCCTACGTGGACGAAGTACCGCTGGTGGTGGAGTGCCGCCTGCTGCATATCCACGACCTGGGTCTGCACACCCAGTTCGTGGGCGAGATCGTGGACGTCAAGGCTGATGAAGCGGTGATCGGCGCCAAAGGATACCCGGACATCACCAAGGTGAGTCCCATGATATGGGACACGGCTCATCGTGGCTACTATAGTGTGGGGGAATTCCTTGGCTCGGCTTGGGAGATTGGCAAGACCGTCGCAACGGAGAGAATAAAATGA
- a CDS encoding TetR/AcrR family transcriptional regulator encodes MKKKDTQGEIIRIGTEMIARQGYNATGIDAVLKEAGVPKGSFYHYFRSKEDFGLAVIDHFAERFEQRLEMFLYNEDLAPLDRIREMLESGLTRAIHNQCTKGCLIGNLGQELADLNERFRARLDEIFGMWRERFAVCLREAQKRGELSDDVDPAITAGFILSGWEGAILRAKVMKSPQPMRDFVDVLFSAILRQK; translated from the coding sequence ATGAAAAAGAAAGACACACAGGGCGAGATCATCCGGATCGGCACCGAGATGATCGCCCGCCAGGGTTACAATGCCACCGGCATCGATGCGGTCCTGAAAGAGGCAGGCGTCCCCAAGGGATCGTTCTACCATTACTTCAGGAGTAAAGAAGATTTCGGCCTGGCGGTGATCGACCACTTCGCCGAACGTTTCGAACAACGCCTGGAGATGTTTCTCTACAACGAAGATCTCGCCCCGCTCGACCGCATCCGCGAAATGTTGGAGAGCGGGCTGACGCGGGCGATCCACAACCAGTGCACCAAAGGGTGCCTGATCGGAAACCTGGGACAGGAGTTGGCAGACCTGAACGAACGTTTCCGCGCCCGCCTGGACGAGATCTTCGGCATGTGGCGGGAACGGTTCGCCGTCTGCCTGCGTGAGGCGCAAAAACGAGGCGAACTTTCCGATGATGTCGATCCTGCTATAACGGCCGGCTTCATCCTTTCCGGGTGGGAAGGTGCGATCCTGCGGGCCAAGGTGATGAAGTCGCCCCAGCCGATGCGGGATTTCGTTGATGTCCTTTTCAGCGCCATCTTACGGCAGAAGTAA
- the rimI gene encoding ribosomal protein S18-alanine N-acetyltransferase: protein MTTTDLDSVLAIEQASFPHPWRYEHFLHELSSPYSFPFVAVIGGAVSGYVCLMSLFEEAQILDIVVSPQLRGRGIARALLEHAVAIARARQAEIMTLEVRASNRTAIALYERFGFSRTGIRPKYYEGVEDALLMEKSLSTGC from the coding sequence ATGACCACAACCGACCTGGACAGCGTGCTGGCCATCGAACAGGCCTCATTTCCCCATCCCTGGCGCTATGAACATTTCCTGCACGAACTGTCGTCGCCCTATTCATTTCCGTTCGTCGCTGTAATAGGAGGCGCGGTGAGCGGCTATGTGTGTCTGATGTCGCTTTTCGAAGAGGCCCAAATCCTGGACATTGTCGTTTCGCCGCAGCTGCGGGGTCGGGGTATTGCCCGGGCCCTTTTGGAACATGCCGTTGCCATCGCCCGGGCGAGGCAGGCCGAGATCATGACACTAGAGGTCCGCGCCTCAAACAGGACCGCCATCGCCCTTTACGAGCGGTTCGGCTTCTCCCGGACCGGAATACGGCCGAAGTACTACGAAGGCGTGGAGGACGCGCTGCTGATGGAAAAATCACTCTCAACAGGTTGTTGA
- a CDS encoding nitroreductase family protein, which translates to MSLVTINHTTCRRDGMCSAVCPMGLFDRDGDGFPVFRAGVDQRCIACGHCVAVCPLGAIHHETLPLEDSSLIDHDLAVSVPALNQLLKSRRSIREFRDEPVPEPLVREAVEVARWAPSAVNRQPVHWLVIQTPAEVRRLAGLVVDYLRQINTREPRYAPFIEQWEQGKDPILRNAPHLAIIHAPDEWIWSSVDSTIALTQFELAAVARGIGTCWAGFLMRAANGHLPLREALGVPADHSVFGALMYGFPRYSYHSVPLRQAARIEWR; encoded by the coding sequence ATGAGTTTGGTAACAATTAACCACACCACGTGCCGACGTGACGGCATGTGCAGCGCTGTATGCCCCATGGGACTTTTTGACCGGGATGGGGACGGATTCCCAGTTTTTCGTGCCGGTGTGGATCAGCGCTGCATCGCTTGCGGCCACTGCGTCGCCGTCTGCCCGCTTGGAGCGATTCATCATGAGACGCTGCCGTTGGAGGACTCTTCTCTCATCGATCATGACCTGGCCGTCTCCGTCCCTGCCCTGAATCAGCTACTGAAGAGCCGCCGTTCCATCCGCGAATTCCGGGACGAGCCGGTACCAGAGCCGTTAGTCAGGGAGGCTGTTGAGGTTGCCCGCTGGGCACCGTCGGCTGTGAACCGCCAACCGGTGCACTGGCTGGTCATCCAGACCCCGGCCGAGGTCAGGCGCCTGGCCGGTCTGGTAGTCGATTACCTGCGCCAGATCAACACGCGGGAACCACGGTATGCGCCTTTCATCGAACAGTGGGAACAAGGCAAGGACCCGATCCTGCGCAATGCTCCCCATTTGGCCATCATCCACGCTCCGGACGAATGGATTTGGAGTTCGGTGGACAGCACCATTGCGCTTACCCAGTTCGAACTGGCGGCGGTTGCCCGGGGTATCGGCACATGCTGGGCGGGTTTCCTGATGCGGGCCGCCAACGGGCATCTACCGTTACGTGAAGCGCTTGGCGTCCCTGCGGACCACAGCGTATTCGGGGCGCTGATGTATGGATTCCCCCGTTATAGTTATCATAGCGTCCCCCTGCGTCAGGCGGCGCGGATCGAATGGAGATGA
- a CDS encoding dihydroorotate dehydrogenase, with protein sequence MKPDLSVTIAGLELRNPVMTASGTFGYGEEFAEYVDLEAIGAFVTKGLSLKPRAGNPTPRIVETPGGMLNAIGLQNVGIDAFTEKKVPFLRTVATPAIANFFGNTIDEYAEMARRLDAIPEVAGLEVNISCPNVKQGGIVFGTDPRCAFEVVTACREATIKPLIVKLSPNVTDIVSMARACADAGADALSLINTLTGMAIDLDRRRPVLANITGGLSGPAVKPVALRMVWQVAQAVALPIIGIGGIMNARDALEFILVGATAVQVGTASFINPGAAQAIVAGMETWLAENGVGDVKSLIGALEI encoded by the coding sequence ATGAAACCTGACCTGTCTGTCACTATCGCCGGACTGGAGTTGCGCAACCCGGTTATGACCGCCTCGGGCACCTTTGGCTATGGAGAGGAATTTGCGGAATACGTGGACCTTGAGGCTATCGGCGCCTTCGTGACGAAAGGGCTGTCACTCAAGCCGCGTGCCGGCAACCCCACTCCGCGCATCGTGGAGACGCCGGGCGGCATGTTGAACGCCATCGGCCTGCAGAACGTAGGCATCGACGCTTTTACCGAGAAAAAGGTCCCCTTTCTCCGCACGGTAGCCACCCCGGCCATTGCCAATTTCTTCGGTAATACCATTGATGAGTACGCCGAGATGGCCCGTCGCCTGGACGCCATCCCGGAAGTCGCCGGTCTGGAAGTGAACATTTCCTGCCCCAATGTCAAGCAAGGGGGAATCGTCTTTGGTACCGACCCCCGGTGCGCCTTCGAGGTGGTCACGGCCTGCCGCGAGGCAACCATCAAGCCGCTGATCGTCAAGCTTTCGCCCAACGTCACGGATATCGTCTCCATGGCCAGGGCCTGCGCCGATGCGGGTGCCGACGCCCTGTCGCTGATCAACACCCTGACCGGCATGGCCATCGACCTGGATCGCCGCCGGCCGGTACTGGCCAACATCACCGGTGGCCTCTCGGGGCCGGCCGTCAAGCCTGTGGCATTGCGCATGGTCTGGCAGGTGGCGCAGGCGGTCGCCTTGCCGATCATTGGTATCGGCGGCATCATGAACGCCCGCGATGCCCTGGAATTTATTCTTGTCGGGGCGACAGCCGTGCAGGTCGGAACTGCCAGTTTTATCAATCCGGGTGCTGCCCAGGCAATTGTCGCCGGCATGGAAACCTGGTTGGCCGAGAACGGTGTTGGGGATGTGAAGAGCCTGATCGGAGCGCTGGAGATCTGA
- a CDS encoding dihydroorotate dehydrogenase electron transfer subunit, whose amino-acid sequence MQFKSMIISNVEVSPGYWRMRMTAPPELPAAQPGQFVMVRVNEAIDPLLRRPFGIFDVGIHTPAQTGAAPQPYLEMLYRVVGKATSMLSALHETDLLDILGPLGKGFNLGSPEEEKMIVGGGVGLAPLYLLAKELVKQSSVRLFVGGRTRDDILCITEFERLGVECYVATEDGSLGESGLVTEALIRRLAACDGKPRIFACGPHGMLNAVAGIAAQGGIPCQVSLEGYMACGMGACLGCVTPGHRHSGEAPDYRCVCADGPVFDATELKWEA is encoded by the coding sequence ATGCAGTTCAAATCTATGATCATTTCCAACGTGGAGGTTTCGCCCGGCTACTGGCGCATGCGCATGACCGCGCCTCCCGAGTTGCCCGCCGCCCAACCGGGTCAGTTCGTGATGGTGCGAGTGAACGAGGCCATCGACCCGCTTCTGCGGCGTCCTTTCGGCATCTTCGATGTGGGCATCCATACCCCGGCTCAGACCGGCGCAGCGCCTCAGCCCTACCTGGAGATGCTGTACCGGGTGGTGGGGAAGGCGACCTCCATGCTGTCGGCGCTGCATGAAACCGATCTGCTGGATATTCTCGGCCCCCTGGGAAAGGGGTTTAATTTAGGCTCTCCCGAGGAGGAAAAGATGATCGTTGGGGGAGGCGTTGGGCTGGCGCCGCTCTACCTTTTGGCCAAGGAATTGGTGAAACAGTCGTCGGTGAGGCTCTTTGTCGGGGGCCGGACGCGGGACGACATCCTCTGCATTACGGAGTTTGAACGCCTGGGGGTGGAGTGCTACGTAGCTACCGAAGACGGGTCTCTGGGAGAAAGCGGCTTGGTTACCGAGGCTCTGATCAGACGGTTGGCTGCTTGCGATGGCAAGCCACGCATTTTCGCTTGCGGCCCTCATGGCATGTTGAACGCCGTGGCCGGTATTGCCGCCCAAGGGGGTATCCCCTGCCAAGTCTCTCTTGAGGGGTACATGGCCTGCGGCATGGGGGCCTGTCTGGGGTGCGTCACCCCCGGTCATCGCCACTCCGGCGAAGCCCCCGATTATCGCTGCGTCTGCGCCGATGGACCGGTCTTTGACGCTACCGAACTGAAGTGGGAGGCCTGA
- a CDS encoding epoxyqueuosine reductase, with product MEERIRTMICRFVEESPAGRFPENGDPYFDEPLVGYASADDPLFGDYKQIIGEFHRTPHEVMEIGFGTGVRAATVISWILPITQPTRESNRRETLYPSAAWARTRNFGEQFNAALRRHVTEWLAEQGHHAVAPQLETTWREYADTPIGRASTWSERHAAYAAGLGTFSLNDALITPRGIAHRCGSVITDLLLEPSPRPYPDHYHNCLYYREKSCGACIGRCPVGAISPQGHNKDICSHYVYGTAVTAVAERFGVTHTGCGLCQTKVPCEGSIPVGSAKAGRARP from the coding sequence ATGGAGGAGCGCATCCGTACCATGATATGCCGCTTTGTCGAGGAAAGTCCGGCTGGCCGCTTTCCCGAGAACGGCGACCCCTATTTCGATGAGCCGCTGGTCGGCTACGCCTCTGCCGACGACCCACTCTTCGGCGACTACAAACAGATTATCGGTGAGTTTCATCGTACGCCGCACGAGGTGATGGAGATAGGTTTCGGCACCGGTGTGCGTGCGGCCACGGTAATTTCCTGGATTCTACCAATTACCCAACCGACACGGGAAAGCAACCGCCGGGAGACACTCTACCCTTCCGCGGCCTGGGCTCGCACCAGAAACTTCGGCGAGCAGTTTAATGCCGCCCTACGCCGTCATGTGACGGAGTGGCTCGCCGAGCAGGGCCACCACGCCGTTGCACCCCAATTGGAAACAACTTGGCGTGAATACGCCGACACCCCGATTGGAAGGGCCTCCACTTGGTCGGAGCGTCACGCAGCCTATGCCGCCGGCTTGGGCACCTTCAGTTTGAACGACGCCTTGATCACCCCCCGGGGCATCGCCCATCGCTGCGGTAGCGTGATTACCGACCTGTTGCTGGAGCCAAGTCCGCGCCCCTACCCCGATCATTATCACAACTGCCTTTATTACCGCGAGAAGAGTTGTGGTGCCTGCATCGGACGCTGCCCGGTGGGCGCTATTTCGCCGCAAGGACACAACAAGGATATCTGTAGCCACTATGTCTACGGTACGGCGGTGACAGCGGTCGCCGAGCGATTCGGTGTGACTCACACTGGTTGCGGCCTCTGCCAGACCAAGGTGCCATGCGAAGGCAGCATCCCGGTCGGATCGGCCAAGGCAGGACGCGCACGTCCGTAG
- the merA gene encoding mercury(II) reductase, whose translation MTTESTADLIILGSGSTAFAGALRATSHGARVLMFEKSVLGGTCVNWGCIPSKTLIHAALFKHDAQLGMKLGLGFQEVREDVDFEPLFAHREEVVRKLRQERYLDVLKNMSGLKLVKGTARFVDSKTIEANDKVYRSNRFLVAVGGKPRIPAIPGIEGCNYLTSRSALLMKQLPKSLVILGGGVIAVELGQMYHRLGCRVTILEHGPRLLPAVEREAAEAIRDVLIVEGIKVVAGVTVCSADRAGDVNVLSADVGGRRHEYTAERLLLAVGTGPATEGLGLERAGVATDPKGFIATDGRMRTSTDGIWAAGDVTGRMLIATVGARQAIVAVDDMFDEGCGCTMDYLSAPMAVFTDPEIGMVGHTEESARQAGFDVAVNTMPVSAIPKAHVTGHTAGVIKMVADRLTGRLLGVHLACHRGADMINEAALALHLKATVADLATTMHVYPSIGEGLKLCAQGFDRDISRLSCCAE comes from the coding sequence ATGACAACCGAAAGCACAGCCGACCTGATCATCCTCGGCTCGGGCTCGACCGCTTTTGCAGGGGCTCTGCGCGCCACCTCCCATGGAGCACGAGTGCTCATGTTCGAAAAAAGCGTTCTGGGAGGGACCTGCGTTAATTGGGGCTGTATCCCCAGCAAAACCCTCATCCACGCGGCCCTGTTCAAGCACGATGCCCAACTGGGGATGAAACTCGGACTCGGGTTTCAGGAGGTCAGAGAGGACGTTGATTTCGAACCTCTTTTCGCCCACCGGGAGGAGGTCGTGCGCAAGCTTCGCCAGGAACGCTATCTGGACGTACTCAAAAACATGTCCGGCCTGAAACTCGTCAAGGGGACCGCACGCTTTGTCGATTCGAAGACCATCGAGGCAAACGATAAAGTTTATCGTAGCAACCGATTCCTTGTCGCAGTTGGAGGCAAACCACGCATCCCCGCCATTCCGGGAATAGAGGGATGCAATTATCTCACGAGCCGGAGCGCTCTGCTGATGAAACAGCTTCCCAAATCCCTGGTCATCCTGGGAGGCGGCGTCATTGCCGTCGAACTGGGACAGATGTACCATCGCCTGGGCTGCCGCGTCACGATCCTCGAACACGGACCGCGCCTTTTGCCGGCCGTGGAGCGGGAAGCGGCCGAAGCGATCCGGGATGTATTGATTGTGGAAGGGATCAAGGTGGTGGCCGGCGTCACCGTCTGCTCGGCTGACCGTGCGGGAGATGTGAATGTACTCTCCGCCGACGTTGGCGGCAGGCGCCACGAATACACCGCCGAGCGGCTGCTCCTGGCGGTGGGGACCGGCCCGGCCACGGAAGGTCTCGGCCTGGAACGGGCGGGCGTGGCAACGGACCCGAAAGGCTTTATTGCCACCGATGGGCGCATGCGCACCTCAACCGACGGCATCTGGGCGGCCGGGGACGTGACCGGCAGGATGCTGATCGCCACGGTCGGAGCCCGCCAGGCCATCGTGGCGGTTGACGATATGTTCGACGAAGGGTGCGGCTGCACCATGGATTACCTGTCTGCCCCCATGGCGGTATTCACGGACCCGGAGATCGGCATGGTCGGGCATACCGAGGAAAGCGCACGGCAAGCCGGCTTCGACGTGGCGGTCAATACCATGCCGGTCAGTGCCATCCCCAAGGCCCATGTCACCGGACATACCGCCGGGGTAATCAAGATGGTCGCCGACCGGCTGACCGGGCGGCTCCTGGGGGTACACCTCGCCTGCCACCGGGGGGCGGACATGATCAACGAGGCGGCCCTGGCCCTGCACCTGAAGGCGACCGTGGCGGATCTGGCCACCACCATGCACGTTTACCCGTCCATCGGCGAAGGGCTGAAACTCTGCGCCCAGGGGTTCGACAGGGATATCAGCAGGCTCTCCTGCTGTGCCGAGTAG